A stretch of the Sphingobacterium thalpophilum genome encodes the following:
- a CDS encoding acyl-CoA thioesterase gives MEEIYKTVSESVIRISQLMLPSNANFGGKIHGGYILSLMDQIAFAVASKFSAHYCVTASVGKVDFLKPIEVGELVTLIASVNYVGNSSMEVGIRVEAMNIQTGETKHCNSSYFTMVAKDGSGKPVRVPRLILETEKDVFRFYRCVVKMEVDKERDRAIHDLETDSAEQQAYLRKNYDVKINLTS, from the coding sequence ATGGAAGAGATCTATAAAACCGTTAGCGAATCAGTAATTCGCATATCCCAGCTGATGCTGCCATCCAATGCCAACTTTGGCGGAAAGATCCATGGAGGATACATCTTATCATTGATGGATCAGATTGCTTTTGCGGTAGCATCCAAATTTTCAGCTCATTATTGCGTGACAGCTTCTGTTGGAAAAGTCGATTTTTTGAAACCTATCGAAGTGGGTGAACTGGTGACGTTGATCGCTTCGGTGAATTACGTCGGAAACTCCTCGATGGAGGTCGGTATCCGTGTGGAGGCTATGAATATTCAGACTGGGGAGACCAAACATTGCAATTCGTCTTATTTTACAATGGTGGCCAAAGACGGATCCGGTAAGCCGGTGCGCGTGCCGCGGCTGATTTTGGAGACGGAAAAAGATGTGTTCCGATTTTATCGCTGCGTCGTCAAAATGGAAGTAGATAAAGAAAGGGATCGTGCTATTCATGATCTGGAGACGGACTCTGCCGAGCAGCAGGCGTATCTCAGGAAGAATTATGATGTGAAAATTAATCTTACTTCGTAG
- a CDS encoding carboxypeptidase-like regulatory domain-containing protein, which yields MNKKLLLFCSGVMLSTSLWAQTKTVTGKVTNASDGGSMANVTVSIKGKPISTQTNPDGSFTIKADPGDILIFRAVGSKERQQLVGSDATINIVLSGSEEALEEVVVTAMGIKKEKKALGYAVQDIKADELMKNKTANVVNSLAGKIAGVNVTQASGAAGAGAQIILRGGPRWNGIISLYL from the coding sequence ATGAATAAAAAATTACTCTTATTCTGCTCAGGAGTGATGCTATCTACCAGTTTATGGGCACAAACCAAGACCGTCACAGGTAAAGTTACTAACGCTTCGGATGGCGGATCTATGGCAAATGTAACGGTGAGCATCAAAGGTAAACCTATCAGTACACAGACAAATCCAGATGGCAGTTTTACAATTAAAGCGGACCCCGGAGATATTTTGATCTTCAGGGCTGTTGGTTCGAAAGAGCGTCAACAACTCGTCGGTTCGGATGCGACTATCAATATCGTGCTTTCGGGTAGCGAAGAAGCGCTGGAAGAAGTTGTTGTAACAGCGATGGGTATCAAGAAAGAAAAGAAAGCTTTAGGTTATGCTGTCCAGGATATCAAGGCGGATGAACTGATGAAAAATAAGACTGCCAATGTTGTAAATTCTTTGGCGGGCAAGATTGCCGGTGTGAACGTCACTCAGGCTTCGGGAGCGGCTGGAGCGGGAGCTCAGATTATTTTACGGGGGGGACCTCGTTGGAACGGGATAATCAGCCTCTATTTGTAG
- a CDS encoding SusC/RagA family TonB-linked outer membrane protein — protein MERDNQPLFVVDGIIYDNSTVIGGNSAFDGAQATATSNSNRVMDINPEDIDNVSVLKGPAAAALYGSRAAAGAIIITTKKGKEGHTEIGFSSRISNNWVNRLPEQQGKYKRGYYNSAGLLDDYTTQSWGERFGSNEVVYDNIKDFFQHSTVVDNTVNLSGGNKNGSFYLSGSRFDQKGIVPNTSFDKTTFRFNGDQKFGKLAVGANVGYSLANTDKTLTSAGLWGSGGSGAMESLYSWSRSDNMKKYLNDDGTKYRMFEGRQPLESDVENPYWTINRNMLGDNTERITGSINATMPIFDWWNVSYRVGMDSYLTKNSTIIGEGGAIKKPWQKGMMSESDLKYNYWSSNLMSNFNKQVGDFDLGALVGFFSEQTKTTTNRRMGYHFEVDNFYSFENIEAANKQFSVNHTKKRLFGLYGELRASYKNMLFLNVTGRNDWTSTLPVDNRSYFYPSVGGSFVFTELLKDNRPDWMDFGKIRASWARVGKDADPYVTNTYLWKPVSYLGGIVGAGNSWQKGNPILKPETTGSFEIGAEVRFFKGRLGIDYAYYTNNSYNQILSPRLAQSIGYIFAYVNAGDIYNKGMELSITGKPIVTKDFVWESTLNMSGNRGTVGNLLTGVDILYVTDVQVGNAKAASFNGGNFMGISGSKWTRTPDGKVVLDANTGMPVSDNLATYDIGNREPRLTGGFNNSLTYKNFNLSFLFDFRIGGDIYNGTDYAMTVSGLSKRTENRDQLVLTGAVRNGGTSDAPVYEDKTFTFLADQMYDVQGTTTSGRKIIQDYWSDFYARESANFMVKTNWLRLRNISMSYNFSDGILKDAGISKVVKGLTATLTGTNLWLLTNYKGLDPEASAAGSGVKGSSSVGIDYNGVPSTAGVMFGLNFRF, from the coding sequence TTGGAACGGGATAATCAGCCTCTATTTGTAGTCGATGGGATCATTTATGACAATTCTACTGTAATTGGGGGGAACAGTGCATTTGATGGCGCGCAAGCAACAGCGACTTCCAACAGTAACAGGGTGATGGATATTAATCCAGAAGATATCGATAACGTCTCCGTATTGAAAGGCCCAGCGGCGGCGGCGTTATATGGTTCAAGAGCTGCTGCAGGTGCTATTATCATTACAACTAAGAAGGGAAAGGAGGGGCATACAGAAATTGGATTTTCAAGTAGAATTTCCAACAATTGGGTTAATCGTTTGCCTGAACAACAGGGTAAATATAAGCGAGGGTACTATAATAGCGCAGGGCTGTTAGATGATTACACCACCCAATCATGGGGAGAAAGATTTGGTAGTAATGAGGTCGTTTATGATAATATAAAAGACTTTTTTCAACATTCGACCGTTGTAGATAATACAGTCAATCTGTCAGGAGGTAATAAGAACGGGTCATTTTATTTGTCTGGATCGCGTTTCGATCAAAAAGGCATTGTGCCAAACACTAGTTTCGATAAGACAACTTTCCGTTTTAATGGAGATCAAAAGTTTGGAAAACTTGCCGTAGGAGCTAATGTAGGATATTCATTGGCAAATACCGACAAAACTTTGACGTCTGCAGGCTTATGGGGGTCGGGAGGATCTGGAGCGATGGAATCCCTGTATAGTTGGTCACGAAGTGACAATATGAAGAAATACCTCAATGATGATGGTACAAAATACAGGATGTTTGAAGGCCGACAGCCTTTAGAGTCGGATGTAGAAAATCCCTATTGGACGATCAATCGGAATATGCTTGGCGATAATACGGAACGTATTACTGGTAGTATCAATGCGACGATGCCCATTTTCGATTGGTGGAATGTTTCTTACCGCGTAGGTATGGATAGCTATCTGACGAAAAATTCGACGATTATAGGCGAAGGAGGGGCTATCAAAAAGCCGTGGCAAAAGGGGATGATGTCGGAGAGTGACCTTAAGTATAACTATTGGTCATCGAATCTGATGTCCAATTTCAATAAGCAAGTTGGTGATTTTGATTTGGGGGCTTTAGTCGGATTCTTTTCAGAACAAACGAAGACCACGACAAATCGGCGTATGGGCTATCATTTTGAGGTAGATAATTTTTATAGTTTCGAAAATATAGAAGCTGCTAATAAGCAATTTTCCGTTAATCATACTAAAAAGCGTTTGTTTGGCCTGTATGGTGAGTTACGGGCTTCTTATAAAAATATGCTGTTTTTGAATGTTACGGGACGGAATGACTGGACTTCAACACTGCCTGTAGATAATAGATCATATTTTTATCCTTCTGTTGGTGGTAGTTTTGTATTTACGGAATTGTTGAAAGATAATCGTCCAGATTGGATGGATTTTGGAAAAATCAGAGCGTCTTGGGCTCGTGTAGGTAAAGATGCGGATCCGTATGTTACCAATACCTATCTTTGGAAACCAGTGAGTTATCTTGGCGGTATTGTTGGAGCAGGTAACAGCTGGCAAAAAGGTAATCCAATTTTAAAACCGGAGACCACGGGATCATTCGAGATCGGCGCTGAGGTACGTTTCTTTAAAGGAAGGTTAGGAATTGACTATGCGTATTATACGAATAACTCCTATAACCAGATATTATCCCCTCGATTGGCGCAATCCATAGGTTATATTTTCGCTTATGTTAATGCCGGAGATATTTACAATAAGGGGATGGAATTGTCAATCACCGGAAAGCCAATTGTGACAAAAGACTTTGTGTGGGAGTCGACTTTGAATATGTCTGGAAATAGAGGGACAGTGGGAAATCTGTTGACAGGTGTAGATATTTTATACGTTACGGATGTTCAGGTTGGGAATGCGAAAGCCGCTTCCTTTAACGGGGGTAACTTTATGGGGATATCTGGGTCGAAGTGGACGCGAACACCAGATGGAAAAGTTGTGTTAGATGCAAATACAGGTATGCCTGTTAGTGATAATCTTGCAACCTATGATATTGGTAATCGTGAACCTAGATTGACAGGAGGATTTAATAATAGCTTAACATACAAGAACTTTAATCTATCTTTTTTATTTGATTTTCGTATAGGTGGCGATATTTATAACGGAACCGACTATGCTATGACAGTTAGCGGATTAAGCAAGCGTACTGAGAATCGCGATCAGCTGGTATTAACGGGCGCTGTGCGAAACGGAGGAACAAGTGATGCTCCAGTGTATGAAGACAAAACATTTACGTTTTTAGCGGATCAAATGTATGATGTCCAAGGGACAACAACGAGTGGAAGAAAGATAATCCAAGATTACTGGAGTGATTTTTATGCTCGGGAAAGTGCAAACTTTATGGTTAAAACAAATTGGTTAAGGTTACGGAATATTTCCATGTCTTATAATTTTTCTGATGGTATCTTGAAAGATGCGGGCATTTCAAAGGTAGTTAAAGGTTTGACTGCAACATTGACTGGAACGAATCTCTGGTTGTTGACTAACTATAAGGGGCTTGATCCAGAGGCGTCGGCGGCTGGATCTGGTGTGAAAGGCTCTAGTTCTGTTGGCATTGATTACAATGGCGTGCCAAGTACCGCAGGCGTCATGTTTGGATTAAATTTTAGATTTTAG